Proteins found in one Sphingomonas sp. SORGH_AS_0879 genomic segment:
- a CDS encoding bifunctional diguanylate cyclase/phosphodiesterase, translated as MRILIVDDEPAVHDSYAFCFSGRRGVAAETRDALNAMATDLFGAFDHDEAQANDEAAVAFEPLHCHQGLEAVAAVERAMAEDRPFAVAFIDIRMPPGIDGRETARRIRALDPDIHLVIVTGYSDFSPVEISKVAGPADKIFYIPKPFEVAEILQMALALSRRWHIDRELAVARGLLAAQVAALEEKSAELEANESRAMHIAMHDALTDAPNRVAFLRALTERGRQARNFATAMLDLDRFKMVNDTLGHLAGDELIREVFAAIQHAVPSGTMVARLGGDEFGLFFDAKDEAEAIAACERIVAACATSFNILGHAVRCGASCGLVMSSGRADRDPTDLVRQADMALNDAKRSGRGVVRVFDTHMDESIRIRREIEAGLTQAIARDELSLSFQPIVGRGALDVVGFEALVRWNTPDHGAVSPAIFIPIAEESHLIHDLGDWVLDHALAELRHWPGQYVSVNFSPIQFRRSHFVGHIMDSVRRAGVDPGRVQIEITETAIFDDAERASKTLCELRSLGFRIALDDFGTGYSSLYNIRKFALDCLKIDRSFIDGMGRERESAAIVHSIIHLGRALGLGVVAEGVETEAQAQALRVAGASHLQGFLFSRPVPAEEARVLAAQQWLTFSSGTGGEAMVEGALS; from the coding sequence ATGCGCATTCTGATCGTCGACGACGAACCAGCGGTTCATGACAGCTACGCCTTCTGTTTTTCGGGCAGGCGCGGCGTTGCGGCGGAAACCCGCGACGCGCTGAACGCGATGGCGACGGACCTGTTCGGCGCGTTCGATCATGACGAAGCGCAAGCGAACGACGAGGCCGCCGTCGCGTTCGAGCCGCTTCACTGCCATCAGGGGCTGGAAGCCGTCGCGGCGGTCGAGCGGGCAATGGCGGAGGATCGCCCCTTCGCGGTCGCATTCATCGATATCCGCATGCCGCCGGGCATCGACGGGCGGGAGACGGCACGGCGGATCCGGGCACTCGATCCCGACATTCATCTGGTGATCGTCACCGGCTATTCCGATTTCTCCCCCGTCGAGATCAGCAAGGTGGCCGGGCCCGCCGACAAGATCTTCTACATCCCCAAGCCTTTCGAAGTTGCCGAGATATTGCAGATGGCGCTGGCCTTGTCCCGCCGCTGGCACATCGACCGGGAACTGGCGGTCGCACGGGGACTGTTGGCCGCGCAGGTCGCGGCGCTGGAGGAAAAGAGCGCCGAGCTGGAAGCCAATGAAAGCCGCGCCATGCATATCGCGATGCACGACGCGCTGACCGACGCGCCGAACCGCGTCGCCTTTTTGCGGGCCTTGACCGAGCGCGGGCGGCAGGCGCGCAATTTCGCCACCGCGATGCTCGATCTCGACCGGTTCAAGATGGTCAACGACACGCTCGGGCATCTGGCCGGGGACGAACTGATCCGCGAGGTCTTCGCCGCGATCCAGCATGCGGTGCCGTCGGGCACGATGGTCGCCCGGCTGGGCGGCGACGAATTCGGGCTGTTCTTCGATGCGAAGGATGAGGCGGAGGCGATCGCGGCCTGCGAGCGGATCGTGGCGGCCTGTGCGACCAGCTTCAACATTCTGGGCCATGCCGTGCGCTGCGGCGCGTCCTGCGGTCTGGTGATGAGCAGCGGGCGGGCGGATCGCGATCCGACCGATCTGGTGCGGCAGGCGGACATGGCGTTGAACGATGCGAAGCGCTCCGGGCGGGGTGTGGTGCGGGTCTTCGATACGCATATGGACGAGAGCATCCGCATCCGCCGTGAGATCGAAGCGGGGCTGACCCAGGCGATCGCGCGCGACGAACTCAGCCTGTCCTTTCAGCCGATCGTCGGACGCGGCGCGCTGGACGTCGTCGGGTTCGAGGCGCTGGTCCGCTGGAACACGCCGGACCACGGCGCGGTCAGTCCCGCGATCTTCATTCCGATCGCCGAGGAAAGCCATCTGATCCACGATCTGGGCGACTGGGTCCTCGACCATGCGCTGGCGGAGTTGCGCCACTGGCCGGGGCAATATGTCTCGGTGAATTTCAGTCCGATCCAGTTCCGCCGCTCGCACTTCGTCGGCCATATCATGGACAGCGTCCGGCGTGCGGGCGTCGATCCGGGACGGGTGCAGATCGAGATCACCGAAACCGCGATCTTCGACGATGCCGAGCGCGCCTCCAAGACCCTTTGCGAACTGCGCAGCCTGGGCTTTCGCATCGCCCTCGACGATTTCGGGACCGGCTATTCCAGCCTGTACAATATCCGCAAATTTGCACTCGACTGTCTGAAGATCGATCGCAGCTTTATCGACGGCATGGGGCGTGAGCGGGAGTCGGCGGCGATCGTCCATTCGATCATCCATCTGGGCCGCGCACTGGGACTGGGCGTGGTCGCCGAAGGAGTCGAGACCGAGGCACAGGCCCAGGCGCTGCGCGTCGCGGGGGCGAGCCATTTGCAGGGCTTTCTCTTCTCCCGCCCGGTCCCGGCGGAGGAGGCGCGCGTGCTGGCGGCCCAACAATGGCTGACC
- the glmS gene encoding glutamine--fructose-6-phosphate transaminase (isomerizing): protein MCGIVGILGGEDVAERLLDGLRRLEYRGYDSAGIATIDHGGIDRRRASGKLINLAKELAAHPLPGSIGIAHTRWATHGGPTTNNAHPHATDHVAVVHNGIIENFKALRDELIGRGRVFTSETDTEVVAHLVSEKVEQGLDPVAAVREVLPLLHGAFALAILFRDQPDLLIGARLGSPLVVGYGDDETYLGSDALALAPLTQRIAYLDEGDWVVCTREGGQVYDRDNNPVERPVTLSGVTGALIDKGNHRHFMQKEIYEQPIVVAQTLRSYLHRLEGKIALPIPDFDLSGIKRVTIVACGTSFYAGMVAKYWFEQFARVPVDLDVASEFRYRAPVMEPGGLMIVISQSGETADTLAALRHAKSEGQTIAAVVNVPTSSMAREADLLLPTHAGPEIGVASTKAFTCQLSVLAALAANLAKAKGRLSADEEKQIVRHLAETPAAINGALAYDEAIEGMAGAIAGARDVLYLGRGTDYPLALEGALKLKEISYIHAEGYAAGEMKHGPIALIDESVPVIVIAPSGPLFEKTVSNMQEVQARGGRVVLISDYDGIEAAGEGCIATITMPKVHPLIAPIVYAVPVQLLAYHVAVAKGTDVDQPRNLAKSVTVE from the coding sequence ATGTGCGGTATCGTAGGAATCCTTGGCGGTGAGGATGTGGCCGAGCGGCTGCTCGATGGTCTGCGTCGCCTGGAATATCGCGGCTATGACAGCGCGGGCATCGCGACGATCGATCATGGCGGGATCGATCGGCGGCGCGCCTCGGGTAAGCTGATCAACCTGGCCAAGGAACTGGCGGCCCATCCGCTGCCCGGATCGATCGGCATCGCCCATACCCGCTGGGCGACGCATGGCGGCCCGACCACCAACAACGCTCACCCGCATGCCACCGATCATGTCGCGGTCGTCCACAACGGCATCATCGAGAATTTCAAGGCCCTGCGCGACGAGCTGATCGGGCGGGGTCGGGTGTTCACCAGCGAGACCGATACCGAGGTCGTCGCGCATCTGGTCAGCGAGAAGGTCGAGCAGGGGCTGGACCCCGTCGCTGCGGTCCGGGAAGTGCTCCCCCTCCTGCACGGCGCCTTCGCGCTTGCAATCCTGTTCCGCGACCAGCCCGACCTGCTGATCGGCGCGCGGCTCGGTTCGCCGCTCGTGGTGGGCTATGGCGACGACGAGACCTATCTTGGTTCGGACGCACTGGCGCTCGCGCCGTTGACCCAGCGTATCGCCTATCTGGACGAAGGCGACTGGGTCGTCTGCACCCGCGAAGGGGGGCAGGTCTATGACCGCGACAACAATCCGGTCGAGCGGCCCGTCACCCTGTCGGGTGTCACCGGTGCGCTGATCGACAAGGGCAATCACCGCCACTTCATGCAGAAGGAAATCTACGAGCAGCCGATCGTCGTCGCCCAGACGCTGCGCTCGTATCTCCATCGGCTGGAGGGCAAGATCGCCTTGCCCATTCCCGACTTCGACCTGTCGGGCATCAAGCGCGTCACCATCGTCGCGTGCGGCACCAGCTTCTATGCGGGCATGGTCGCCAAATATTGGTTCGAGCAGTTCGCGCGGGTGCCCGTCGACCTCGATGTCGCGTCCGAGTTCCGCTACCGCGCGCCGGTGATGGAGCCGGGTGGGTTGATGATCGTCATCAGCCAGTCAGGCGAGACCGCCGACACGCTGGCCGCGCTGCGTCACGCCAAGTCCGAGGGGCAGACGATCGCCGCGGTGGTCAATGTACCGACCAGTTCGATGGCGCGCGAGGCCGACCTGCTGCTCCCCACCCATGCCGGGCCGGAGATCGGCGTCGCCTCGACCAAGGCCTTCACCTGCCAGTTGAGCGTGCTTGCTGCGCTCGCCGCCAATCTTGCCAAGGCCAAGGGGCGGCTGTCGGCGGACGAGGAGAAGCAGATCGTCCGCCATCTGGCGGAGACCCCCGCCGCGATCAACGGCGCACTTGCCTATGACGAGGCGATCGAGGGCATGGCGGGTGCCATCGCGGGCGCGCGTGACGTTCTGTATCTGGGACGCGGAACCGATTATCCGCTGGCGCTGGAAGGCGCGCTGAAGCTGAAGGAGATCAGCTATATCCATGCTGAGGGCTATGCCGCCGGCGAGATGAAGCATGGCCCCATCGCCCTGATCGACGAATCCGTGCCGGTCATCGTCATCGCCCCCTCCGGCCCCCTGTTCGAAAAGACCGTGTCGAACATGCAGGAGGTTCAGGCGCGTGGTGGCCGGGTTGTGCTCATTTCGGACTATGACGGGATCGAGGCGGCGGGCGAGGGTTGCATCGCGACGATCACCATGCCGAAGGTACATCCCCTGATCGCCCCGATCGTCTATGCGGTGCCGGTCCAGCTATTGGCCTATCATGTCGCGGTGGCCAAGGGCACCGATGTCGACCAGCCGCGCAACCTGGCAAAGAGCGTGACGGTCGAATAA
- the glmU gene encoding bifunctional UDP-N-acetylglucosamine diphosphorylase/glucosamine-1-phosphate N-acetyltransferase GlmU, whose amino-acid sequence MMTRPVAAIILAAGKGTRMKSDLHKVLHPIAGRPMLLHLIDSVGRLSPERVVVVTGAGREQVEAAVAPLGIATALQAEQLGTAHAVAQAREALTGFDGDVLILYGDVPLVEVATMRRMIDRLREEDRPAAVVLAFRPADPAAYGRVVADDSGRLDRIVEYKDANAEERAITLCNSGLMAVHSADLFGLLDRVGNDNAAGEYYLPDVIALAAADGRHSAVIETDAGEVAGVNSRGELAQVEGEWQSRARARAMADGATLIAPEMVWFSHDTRIGRDVVIEPHVVFGPGVQVADGVTIHAFSHLEGATVATGADIGPYARLRPGADVREGARVGNFVEMKKAVLGPGAKANHLTYLGDAEVGAGANIGAGTITCNYDGFLKYRTEIGEGAFIGSNSALVAPVKVGAGAIVGAGSVVTSDVEADALALVRAERRSKPGWAKRFREMMMAKKAAKKAGE is encoded by the coding sequence ATCATGACAAGACCGGTCGCTGCCATCATTCTCGCCGCGGGCAAGGGCACCCGCATGAAGTCGGACCTGCACAAGGTCCTCCACCCGATCGCCGGGCGGCCGATGCTGCTCCACCTGATCGACAGCGTGGGCCGGTTGTCGCCCGAGCGGGTCGTCGTGGTGACCGGTGCGGGGCGCGAACAGGTGGAGGCGGCGGTCGCCCCACTGGGTATCGCGACCGCGCTTCAGGCCGAGCAGCTTGGCACCGCGCATGCCGTCGCGCAGGCGCGCGAGGCGTTGACGGGCTTCGATGGCGATGTGCTGATCCTCTATGGCGATGTGCCGCTGGTCGAGGTCGCGACGATGCGGCGGATGATCGATCGGCTGCGGGAAGAGGATCGGCCGGCGGCGGTCGTGCTCGCCTTCCGTCCCGCCGATCCCGCCGCTTATGGCCGGGTGGTGGCCGACGATAGCGGACGGCTCGACCGGATTGTGGAGTATAAGGATGCGAACGCCGAAGAGCGTGCGATAACCCTCTGCAATTCCGGCCTGATGGCTGTCCATTCCGCAGATCTGTTCGGTCTGCTCGACCGGGTGGGCAACGACAATGCGGCGGGCGAATATTATCTGCCCGACGTCATCGCGCTGGCGGCGGCGGATGGGCGTCACTCGGCGGTCATCGAAACCGATGCGGGCGAGGTGGCGGGCGTCAACAGCCGTGGCGAACTCGCACAGGTCGAGGGTGAGTGGCAAAGCCGCGCCCGTGCCCGTGCCATGGCGGATGGCGCGACGCTGATCGCGCCGGAGATGGTGTGGTTCTCGCACGACACCCGCATCGGTCGCGATGTGGTGATCGAGCCCCATGTCGTGTTCGGCCCCGGCGTCCAGGTCGCCGATGGGGTGACGATCCATGCCTTCAGCCATTTGGAGGGCGCGACCGTCGCGACGGGCGCGGATATCGGTCCCTATGCCCGCCTGCGCCCCGGCGCGGATGTGCGCGAGGGGGCACGGGTCGGCAATTTCGTCGAGATGAAGAAGGCGGTGCTCGGGCCCGGCGCCAAGGCGAACCATCTGACCTATCTGGGCGATGCCGAGGTCGGCGCGGGTGCCAATATCGGCGCGGGGACGATCACCTGCAATTATGACGGCTTCCTGAAATACCGTACGGAAATCGGGGAGGGCGCCTTCATCGGCTCCAACTCCGCGCTCGTCGCACCGGTCAAGGTCGGGGCGGGCGCGATCGTCGGCGCGGGTTCGGTGGTCACCAGCGATGTCGAGGCGGACGCGCTGGCCCTCGTCCGGGCCGAGCGGCGGAGCAAGCCCGGCTGGGCGAAACGGTTCAGAGAGATGATGATGGCCAAGAAGGCCGCGAAAAAGGCTGGGGAGTAA
- a CDS encoding HAD-IA family hydrolase: MDANSPDGFPFSIVGFDLDGTLLDTSGDLAAAVNHALASIGRPPLSVEAVKPMIGGGARAMLRHGLDATGGYDTETLDLLHRRLLDYYEGHLAIHTAPFPGALAALDQLAARGVTMGIMTNKLEHFARAILDALGLTDWFAAIIGGDTLGVAKPSPVPIQALVERCGGGTAAFVGDSIFDVEAAKAAGLPVVACSFGFLSQPVGTLGADAIIDGYGDLIPTLARLSPSAI, from the coding sequence ATGGACGCGAATTCACCAGACGGTTTCCCCTTTTCCATCGTCGGCTTCGACCTGGACGGCACGCTGCTGGATACCAGCGGCGATCTGGCGGCGGCGGTCAACCATGCGCTGGCCTCGATCGGGCGACCGCCGCTGAGCGTCGAGGCGGTCAAGCCGATGATCGGTGGCGGCGCGCGGGCGATGCTTCGCCACGGACTCGACGCCACGGGGGGATATGATACGGAAACCCTCGACCTGCTGCATCGCCGGTTGCTCGACTATTATGAAGGCCATCTCGCCATTCACACCGCGCCCTTTCCCGGTGCGCTGGCCGCGCTCGACCAATTGGCGGCGCGCGGCGTGACCATGGGGATCATGACCAACAAGCTGGAGCATTTCGCCCGCGCCATCCTCGATGCGCTGGGTCTGACCGATTGGTTCGCGGCGATCATCGGCGGCGATACGCTGGGGGTGGCGAAACCCTCGCCGGTGCCGATCCAGGCGCTGGTCGAGCGATGCGGGGGCGGGACGGCGGCCTTTGTCGGCGATTCGATCTTCGACGTGGAGGCCGCCAAGGCCGCCGGGCTGCCGGTCGTCGCCTGTTCCTTCGGCTTTCTGAGCCAGCCGGTCGGGACGCTGGGGGCCGACGCGATCATCGACGGCTATGGTGATCTCATTCCGACGCTGGCGCGGCTTTCCCCTTCCGCCATTTGA
- a CDS encoding nucleotidyltransferase family protein, whose amino-acid sequence MGRAVTPVERLVGLLREPTGAVALPLTEWTDVLTVARAELLLGTLASRVDGLAVPASVARVLADARAEAEETRRAALWEANRVARALMPLGIPVILLKGTAFVAAGLAAGRGRSIGDCDILIPRATLPEAEALLAQAGWEWVKADPYDDHYYREWMHELPPLIHRERDRMLDVHHAILPPTARPKPDAAALIAGAEPLGGGLAVLSLPDMIVHAAAHLFADGDLTGGLRNLWDIHALIGERGCDGVERQAARHDLSDTVARALRLAHAIYATPVPPAYRRATVIEQLYRRRMLARDGWGRGRHPVTRGVFYLRSHAIRMPLPLLARHLWIKWRKGKAAPASE is encoded by the coding sequence GTGGGACGCGCTGTGACGCCGGTCGAGCGGCTGGTGGGGCTGCTTCGCGAGCCGACCGGGGCGGTGGCTCTGCCCCTGACCGAATGGACAGATGTGCTGACCGTGGCGCGGGCGGAATTGCTGTTGGGGACGCTCGCCTCCCGTGTCGACGGACTGGCAGTGCCGGCGTCGGTAGCACGGGTTCTGGCCGATGCGCGCGCCGAGGCGGAGGAGACGCGCCGCGCGGCGCTCTGGGAAGCGAACCGGGTGGCGCGGGCGCTGATGCCGCTGGGGATTCCGGTCATTCTGTTGAAGGGTACCGCGTTCGTCGCGGCGGGATTGGCGGCGGGACGGGGACGGTCGATCGGCGATTGCGACATCCTGATCCCGCGCGCGACCTTGCCCGAGGCCGAGGCGCTGTTGGCGCAGGCCGGGTGGGAATGGGTGAAGGCCGATCCCTATGACGATCATTATTATCGGGAGTGGATGCACGAGCTTCCCCCGCTGATCCACCGCGAGCGGGACCGGATGCTTGATGTCCACCACGCCATCCTGCCGCCAACCGCGCGGCCCAAGCCGGATGCGGCGGCGCTGATCGCCGGAGCCGAGCCGCTGGGTGGTGGTCTGGCCGTGCTGTCGCTTCCCGACATGATCGTCCACGCCGCTGCGCATCTGTTCGCCGATGGCGATCTGACCGGCGGGCTTCGCAATCTATGGGATATCCACGCCTTGATCGGCGAGCGTGGATGCGACGGCGTCGAACGCCAGGCGGCGCGCCATGATCTTTCGGATACCGTTGCCCGCGCCCTGCGACTGGCCCATGCCATCTATGCCACGCCGGTACCGCCCGCTTATCGGCGAGCGACCGTGATCGAGCAGCTTTATCGTCGCCGGATGCTGGCGCGGGACGGTTGGGGGCGGGGGCGGCACCCGGTGACGCGGGGCGTTTTCTATCTACGCTCCCACGCCATCCGGATGCCGCTGCCGCTGCTGGCCCGCCATTTGTGGATCAAATGGCGGAAGGGGAAAGCCGCGCCAGCGTCGGAATGA
- a CDS encoding HprK-related kinase A, producing the protein MRHHVTLRVGPVGFRIGSDWRDPIDAVTALYRDYPRADFADYTVRLEATSPIRRRFRPSIHIAGDYRLPEAAPLPLAQGLLAAELGMNLQMALGHRRHLLLHAAVVARDDRAMLMSGISGAGKSTLSLLLARRGWRFLGDEFALIDPMTGLAVPFPRPISLKNESLAVIPPDSHTGPLLTGTPKGDIRHVAPDARAIAAMDRPARPALLVFPRFGFPSASRVLPPAEAFVRLTQASTNYVAMGEAGFRALTRLRAEVPAVALDYPDGAAGVAAVEALWDAL; encoded by the coding sequence GTGAGGCATCATGTCACCTTGCGGGTCGGGCCGGTCGGCTTTCGGATCGGGTCGGACTGGCGCGATCCCATCGACGCGGTGACGGCGCTCTATCGCGATTATCCGCGCGCCGACTTCGCCGATTACACGGTTCGTCTGGAGGCGACTTCGCCCATCCGCCGCCGGTTTCGGCCATCCATCCATATCGCGGGCGATTACCGCCTGCCCGAAGCGGCGCCGCTTCCGCTGGCGCAGGGGCTGTTGGCGGCGGAATTGGGGATGAACCTTCAGATGGCGCTGGGTCATCGCCGTCATCTGCTGCTCCACGCGGCGGTGGTCGCGCGGGACGATCGGGCGATGCTGATGAGTGGCATTTCGGGGGCTGGCAAGTCGACGCTGTCGCTGCTCTTGGCGCGGCGCGGTTGGCGCTTCCTGGGCGACGAATTCGCGCTGATCGACCCGATGACGGGGCTGGCCGTTCCCTTTCCCCGCCCCATCAGCCTGAAGAATGAAAGCCTGGCGGTCATCCCGCCGGACAGCCACACCGGCCCTCTGCTCACCGGCACGCCCAAGGGCGATATCCGCCATGTCGCCCCCGACGCTCGGGCGATCGCGGCGATGGATCGGCCGGCGCGACCGGCACTGCTGGTCTTTCCGCGCTTCGGCTTTCCGTCCGCCAGCCGGGTGCTGCCCCCTGCCGAAGCCTTTGTCCGCCTGACCCAAGCGTCGACGAACTATGTTGCGATGGGCGAGGCGGGGTTTCGCGCGCTCACCCGATTACGCGCCGAGGTGCCCGCCGTCGCGCTCGACTATCCGGACGGTGCGGCGGGTGTGGCGGCGGTGGAGGCGTTGTGGGACGCGCTGTGA
- a CDS encoding HPr-rel-A system PqqD family peptide chaperone — MSGPRYRAAGAELLIVEPLDLFTAVFHRPSGMTHLLTEPAPQILEVLAQKALTADALLARLSQEYEVGDAAGEGAAMLQARLEELEAAGLIDAR, encoded by the coding sequence ATGAGCGGCCCGCGCTACCGCGCGGCGGGGGCGGAATTGCTGATCGTCGAGCCGCTCGATCTGTTCACTGCCGTCTTTCATCGGCCCTCGGGCATGACGCATCTGCTGACCGAACCCGCGCCCCAGATATTGGAAGTGCTGGCGCAGAAGGCTCTGACCGCCGACGCGCTGCTGGCCCGGCTGTCGCAGGAATACGAAGTTGGCGACGCGGCGGGTGAGGGGGCCGCGATGCTACAGGCCCGGCTGGAGGAATTGGAAGCGGCGGGGCTGATCGACGCGCGGTGA
- a CDS encoding cell wall metabolism sensor histidine kinase WalK, protein MGFGIRTLWAIVVIVVAAIVVFMTGGPAPAIITLVGGIAAALVASEGVPQKDEEQASPEDGRGPLSPLLEEALDAIVEPVLLIEKGQVVLANRSARALLGAHIVGEDARIAIRHPAAADRLLAKGGVTEPGQPISLVGLGSLEQRWEMRVADTTGGQRIVHLIDQTAHDAAERMRVDFVANASHELRTPLASILGFIETLGDEAGDDPEIRARFLKVMFDEARRMQRLVEDLISLSRIEADKYRQPAQPVDLVDLVEDVHEEFLDSGSPRAADIVCDLGEDLPPVVGDRAQLSQMLHNLIGNAMKYGRADTPVRVTLEQDDAKLRLTVADQGEGIAANHLPRLTERFYRVDSGRSRSIGGTGLGLAIVKHIVERHRGRLEIASEVGVGTTISVRLPIAKTATKSVSEDAVTKAQ, encoded by the coding sequence ATGGGATTCGGCATTCGCACCTTATGGGCCATCGTCGTCATCGTCGTCGCTGCGATCGTGGTGTTCATGACCGGCGGCCCCGCCCCGGCGATCATCACCCTGGTCGGCGGCATCGCGGCCGCTCTGGTGGCCAGCGAGGGCGTGCCCCAGAAGGATGAGGAGCAAGCCTCACCCGAGGATGGGCGGGGACCGCTATCACCTCTGCTGGAGGAGGCACTGGACGCGATCGTCGAACCGGTGCTGCTGATCGAAAAGGGGCAGGTCGTCCTCGCCAACCGATCGGCCCGCGCCTTGCTGGGCGCGCATATCGTCGGGGAGGATGCGCGAATCGCGATCCGTCACCCCGCCGCCGCCGATCGCCTGCTGGCCAAGGGAGGCGTGACCGAGCCGGGTCAGCCCATCTCGCTGGTCGGGCTCGGCTCACTGGAACAACGCTGGGAAATGCGGGTCGCGGATACGACCGGGGGCCAGCGCATCGTCCATCTGATCGATCAGACCGCGCATGACGCCGCCGAGCGGATGCGCGTCGATTTCGTCGCCAATGCCAGCCACGAGTTGCGCACCCCCCTGGCCTCCATCCTCGGCTTTATCGAGACACTGGGCGACGAAGCGGGCGACGACCCCGAAATCCGCGCCCGTTTCCTGAAGGTGATGTTCGACGAGGCCCGGCGGATGCAGCGGCTGGTCGAGGATCTGATCTCGCTCAGCCGGATCGAGGCGGACAAATATCGCCAGCCCGCCCAGCCGGTGGATCTGGTCGATCTGGTCGAGGATGTTCACGAGGAATTTCTCGACTCCGGCTCGCCCCGCGCGGCGGATATCGTGTGCGACCTGGGCGAAGACCTGCCGCCGGTCGTGGGCGACCGGGCGCAATTATCGCAGATGCTCCACAATCTAATCGGCAATGCGATGAAATATGGCCGTGCGGACACGCCGGTCCGGGTGACGCTGGAACAGGACGACGCCAAGCTGCGCCTGACCGTCGCGGATCAGGGAGAGGGGATCGCCGCCAATCACCTGCCCCGCCTGACCGAGCGCTTCTACCGGGTCGATTCGGGGCGCAGTCGCAGTATCGGCGGCACCGGCCTGGGCCTGGCGATCGTCAAGCATATCGTCGAGCGGCATCGGGGTCGGTTGGAGATCGCCAGCGAGGTCGGTGTGGGCACGACCATTTCCGTGCGCCTGCCCATCGCGAAAACCGCCACGAAAAGTGTTTCCGAGGACGCTGTCACAAAAGCGCAATAG
- a CDS encoding substrate-binding domain-containing protein — translation MRLPCLLAAMFALAACHDQANGGGAGVREQITAVGSSTVYPFTTIIAERFVAADPEAKAPVIESTGTGAGMKLFCAGIGAGHPDIENASRRMKAGEYRDCAAHGAAEVLEIPIGIDGIAFAESKRGPRMALTTADIYRAIGAHPGGKPNRARTWRDVNPALPAIPIQVYGPPATSGTRDALAELILMRGCDAVEPQARALSVRDPEAHHLLCTRVRDDGAYIDAGENDNLIVQKLQANPDALGVFGYSYLEENRQTVNGVTIDGVAPTYDAIAADRYPGSRPLYIYVKKAHLDAIPGLRRFLTLYAANWGANGPLTRRGLIASPAAVQAQARAIITREIPLDPAHLPS, via the coding sequence ATGCGCCTGCCCTGCCTACTCGCCGCGATGTTCGCGCTGGCGGCCTGTCACGATCAGGCCAATGGCGGCGGCGCGGGCGTGCGCGAGCAGATCACGGCGGTGGGGTCCTCGACCGTCTATCCCTTCACCACCATCATCGCCGAACGCTTCGTCGCCGCCGATCCGGAGGCCAAGGCGCCGGTCATCGAGTCGACGGGCACGGGTGCTGGCATGAAGCTGTTCTGCGCCGGCATCGGGGCGGGACATCCGGACATCGAGAACGCCTCGCGCCGGATGAAGGCGGGCGAGTATCGCGACTGCGCGGCACATGGCGCGGCGGAGGTGCTGGAAATTCCCATCGGGATCGACGGCATCGCCTTCGCCGAATCGAAGCGCGGGCCGCGCATGGCGCTGACCACCGCCGACATCTATCGGGCGATCGGCGCGCATCCGGGCGGCAAGCCCAACCGGGCGCGGACCTGGCGCGACGTGAACCCGGCGCTGCCCGCCATTCCGATCCAGGTCTATGGCCCGCCGGCGACCAGCGGCACCCGCGACGCCCTGGCCGAACTGATCCTGATGCGCGGATGTGACGCGGTCGAGCCGCAGGCGCGGGCGCTCTCCGTGCGCGATCCCGAAGCACACCATCTGCTCTGCACGCGCGTCCGCGATGACGGTGCCTATATCGACGCGGGCGAGAACGATAACCTCATCGTCCAGAAGCTTCAGGCCAATCCGGATGCGCTGGGCGTGTTCGGCTATTCCTATCTGGAGGAGAACCGCCAGACGGTGAACGGCGTCACCATCGACGGGGTCGCACCGACCTATGACGCGATCGCCGCCGATCGTTATCCGGGGTCCCGCCCGCTCTACATCTATGTGAAGAAGGCGCATCTCGACGCCATTCCGGGCCTGCGGCGTTTCCTGACGCTCTATGCCGCGAATTGGGGCGCCAACGGCCCCCTGACGCGGCGCGGCCTGATCGCGTCGCCTGCTGCGGTCCAAGCACAGGCGCGCGCGATCATCACAAGGGAAATTCCACTCGATCCGGCACATCTGCCGTCATGA